Genomic segment of Zingiber officinale cultivar Zhangliang chromosome 11B, Zo_v1.1, whole genome shotgun sequence:
ggattcccgcttggccaagagctggccactgacctgatcttgcaattcttgccggatagctatagtcaattcgttctaaactacaacatgaacgagattgacaagccactgcccgagctacttagcatgttaagaactgttgagctcaaccttaagaaggttaagcccaactctgttctgatggttcagaaacataagggcaagggcaagcccaaaggcaagggaaagtcccaagccaagggcaaaggcaaggcactgaagcctaaaggaggggtcgccaaggatgctacttgtttccactgcggtcagaccgggcactggaaaaggaactgcaaggtgtacctggaagatcttaagaagaagtgaagtgagacttccactttaggtatatatgttatagaagtcaatctatctatttcttcatcatgggtattagataccggatgtgcttctcacatttgtactaatgtgcaggcactgagaaatagcagggtattgacgaagggcgaggtggacctacgagtaggcaatggagcatgggttgccgctgttgctataggaacttcTCATCTTtatctgccctctgggcttgtattagaattagatgaatgttgttatgtgcctgctttaactaagaaattaatttcagtttcttgtttggacaagaaaggtttctcttttataataaaggacaaatgttgttctgtttatttaaaagatttgttctattgtagtgcacctctaatgaatggactctatattctagaccttgagatccctatctataacataaataccaagaggttcaaatcaaatgacataaaccaaacctatctctggcactgtcgcttaggtcatataaatgataagcgcttatcccaactccataaggatggtttgctgggctcatttgattttgaatcttatgagacgtgcgagtcatgcctactaggcaagatgacaaagactccctttagttggcacagcgaaagagcgactgatttgttaagaCTTATAcaaagtgatgtatgtggccctttcaatgtcgctgctagaggcggttataggtacttcatcacatttactgatgacttcagtagatatggttatgtgtacttgatgacacataagtctgaatcctttgaaaagttcaaagaattcaaaaatgaagtacaaaaccagcttggcaagagtattaagatactttgatcaaatcgagatggagaataccttagccatgagtttcgtgactatctagctgagtgtgggatcctatcccaacttactcctcctggaacaccacagtggaatgatgtatccgaaagaaggaatcgtaccctattagatatggtacggtttatgatgagtcacacagatcttcctacatttctttggggctatgctctagacacggcagcttttatactcaatcgagttccatccaaggccgtgataaagacaccatataggatatggactgggagagatgcccaggtgtctttcatgaggatttggggttgtgaggcttacgttagacgtcaagtctcagacaaattgggacccaaatccgacaagtgctattttattggatatcccaaggaaacgaaaggatattacttctacattccgagtcaacacaagatagttgtggctaagactggggtctttctagaaagggattttgattctagaaagactagtgggagtacgttcgatcttgaagaaattcaagatgcggaccatagcactgaagcctcgatggaagttgaactggaaccacaaagtgttgtggatgatgttgttccacaaggagttgagaaacaatatttctcttgtctgaccatgatgacgttgtgctcatagaggatgagcctactacctatcaggaagctgtgatgagaccagattccgagaaatggctagaagccatgagatccgcgatggaatccatgtacactaaccatgtatggactttggttgatccacctgaaggggtcgaacccattgggtgtaagtgagtctttaagagaaagactgacatggatggacttatttataagggtcgcttggtagctaaaggtttcaagcaaattcatggtattgactatgatgaaacattttctccaatagcgatgattaagtccattcggatcatgcttgctattgcagcataccatgactatgagatatggcagatggatgtcaaaaccatgtttctgaatggaaacctgctcgaggatgtgtacatgacacaacttgtgggttttgtagatccacagcatattagcagagtatgcaagctgcataggtccatttatggactaaagcaagcttctcggagctggaatcttcgattcgatgatgcaatcaaacagtttaatttcatcaagaatgaagatgagccttgtgtctacaagaaggttgtagggaagacagttgtcttccttatattgtatgtggatgacatactactcattaggaaagacatccctttgctgcagtctgtcaagacttggctagggacttgtttctcaatgaagaacttaggtgaagcatcccgcattctaggcatacagatctatagagatagatctaagaggttgcttggcctaagtcaaagtacatatattgacaaggtactcctttggtttgccatgtagaactccaagaagggatttctgtcgatatcacatggtatgagtctttcaaagactcaaggtccctcttctagagaggagagagaccgcatggatcagatcccttatgcctcagccataggatctatcatgtacgccatgctatgtactcgacctgatgtctcgtatgctttgagcatgacgagcagataccaatcatatccaggtgagagtcactggatagcggtcaagaatattcttaagtacttgagaaggactaaagaatatttcttgatatatggaggcgatgacgagctagctgtaaagggttacaatgatgctagcttccagaccgaccaggatgattatcgatcacagtcagggttcatgttttgcataaatggtggtgctgtgagctggaagagttcgaagcagggcacagtcgttgattctacgacagaggccgagtacattgctgcatcagaggcagcaaaggaggcagtttggatccgtaagttcatcactgaacttggggtggttcctaacattgctgaccctattgagctctattgtgacaacagtggagctatagcacaggcgaaggaacttcgctcacaccagcggaccaaacacatactacgacgcttccatctcattcgagagattatcgatagaggagatgtgaagatttacagagtacccacagaggctaacatcgcagatcccttgaccaaggctttggcacagagaaagcatgatggtcacactaggtcattaggccttagagcctacactgattggcactagtgctagtgggagattgttagttagagccctagagtcaatcatttgatgattgttatatggactcattgtatcatattcttatatataaaggcatttggttttggttattctgcttacttgtattggtgtcaaataaactaagtataatagcgtccttgagtagagggttcttaactatatcaatcggttagttgaaccgatagtgacatgatatagggaacactactctaaatcattactagtcgagtattaacattcaaggacaatgttaatgcaataagactagcatgtaggtcaactcgatgacttgatctcacaagtcatggatatagagaaatcaagttgacacatgggtatgcattggagaatgtatactgaatgacccaccatgagaaagtatcatggatcgttatataagtgtcatatactttctcatgtggtcattaatatgactactagtccttggacctgaagtcaccatggatccctacataaggagttacgtactttggcttcgtcaaacgtcacccgtaactgggtgaactatataggcgattactgggtatgtaacgaattatgcagaggtatgtgagtgatgtagatgggatatatccctcctatatgacgggagcgacatcaatattcttgatagagtgagaccacgtagtgcatggtcatgcccaaatgagtcaatatgagatattgagctcatttgattgagtgagtctacttggagttcaagatttagattgattagaggatgacacggtctatgcctcatattgatcaatctagatgtttaggatagaaggacacttgtcatatatgtgaggagtcacaattagtagtcaccaggtgatgttggatctcaacattcttgtaacttgggtagtattgatatgttgctagataccgctcattacttatgcttctaaatgggttttggagcattgccaatgttacaagaacctatagggtcacacacaaagggcaattagatggagattatgttcatttgatgaacctaaatgattaggttcatatgatgaaccaaattggattaagagtaatccaaattaggctaattgagttggactcaagttggttcatgtgttaagtgagtctaatttggacttagactcatttaattaatttaattcaatgaatagagattcattaaattaaaattaacttgaaccaatggttatattagatcaaacaagggagagaagtggtcaagtttgacttgacttaagtaggaagatgaagagtcaagttttgacttgactttgacttgaccaatgtcacatcatcaaggcttcttcatttggtcaagtttgacttgaccaaatgccacctcatggaggagatcaagagacttgactcttgaaattccatgggggttacaaaccattatgtggccggccacctttagtatggatgagattgattttttcattcaaggcattcatttcatcttcttcctcttgctctcaattttcttctccctctcctctcttggtcgaacacttcataggtgctagcacacctttttgtttggcctctccatctcttgcttgtgttgatacacatagagaagtgtctactttgacactttcgagatccggcgaaccgaggactagcgggattgcgaagggcttcgcatcaagggtaaaattccttctcctagtgtagatctaggctttagtaaactcgtacatgaaattttgttttataaacttcacatggatccggtggcatgggagattcgggatttccgcaacgcgaaaaagcggtttttgcggcccgaaaatcccaacaaaaGCATACCTTGAAAGGATGTTTCAGAAAAGCATGCTCGACGCCATACCTCaacagcccgagcatatccctgacgtgacagtgaaaACTTCCAtcatacgattctctgtctgaccatgccaccAGTCATGCTGCCTGTCGGCGACACTGGTTCCTAGGAAGATATTCCCAGCTGCTTCCTTTGACTGTTACTGGTTTGAGTGGGAGAGTGTCGAGCGGGAGAGTCGCTCAACCGATCTGTGTCTGCCAGATGGCTACTCTTCATGGGGGCCGAGTGGGAGAGCCGCTCGCCTAACCGCCGATGTTCTGGCGCTGCCGTCTCTAGGGTCGAGCGAGAAGGCCGCTCAGCTGCTATTCAACAGATCTGACCCCGGTTGCCGAAAGAGTGGGTCGTGTCTCCGTGTTGCAGGATCCGGGACCTGGTGAGAGTCCGAACGGGACGACCGCTCGGCACACGCTTCGGCGATGGACTTCTCTGAGCATCGGAAGCTCGGTACTTGGCCGAGCTATTGTGATGTTGGTCCGGCAATTCCTTGATCCAAGAACGTTGACTGCCTCGATCCCGACCTTCCATGTGGCCATGACATTCTCCTGGGTgggccccaccttaccaccggatcataattttatgttttatttatagtggtatagttattttaaaacatatgaatgcaaaactaggtttcaaattgatacacaattgaatgttttcaaggtttttgagtttttgtcaaaacttcaaaaatatattaaatttccataaaaaaatatatttttcctagttAGAGGACATTAAaggaaatatgtttttaaaatttcatgattttttaaattttatggatttttttatgtatttctgaaATTGGTTTCAAAAGATTGAAATTCGGATTGgctctgtaccagtcgactgcaattTTGTAGTCAACTAGTAGCTATTTTTCAgtactttcaaaagttgggtttggTTAATTTAATCTAAATTTGATGCTATGGTATGCATCCTTTTAAtggtgccaaagggggagaattgggAAGGCTTCAATTAGAAACTTGTATTTCTCCCAATTTgtataaaaacttaaaaattaaattgataGAGCAAGCTTGGATTTATGTTTCAATGTTTGCATTTTTCCTTCAATTTTCAAGTATTATTtatacctaacttaaacatattgtcacacatcaaaatggGGAAGATTGTGGAAGCAATCGACCTAGTTTTGATCATGATTTTGATATGTGTgtcaaaaagtttaagttagacttttatATTGGCTTGATATGTGTATGAATCACACAGGACTTGGTGAAAAACACATGAGGAGTTCATCCTATGGCTCGGGTCCTTGAGATCGATGAAAAATGGTGCATCCGAGAGACTActggacgaggagcaacggagtggagccgaggaaAGCAAACTTCAAGGCAACGCGAATGATGCATGGAGAGGAGTCGCAGgctcgagtgcatctgagggacgaaggccaaggaagaaggcttcaagggtgactccgaaaaggatgagtgtgagtgtataACTGAGACCAGTCGACTAACGGATGTTGTATTTGATTGATCCAGTCGACTAAGCAGTCGACTAGGAGAGAACAGAAagattctgttcgctcagctagtagtgaccagtcgactggtacttttaccagtcgattggaAAGTGACGGTTGCTGACTGTGGGCTGAATTGCGGATTCTGAGAAGTAGCTATTGGCTATATTTaatggtagcaccagtcgactgatgattttgaCAATTGACTAGTGCACAGGAAATGAGTTAATGTGTAATCTACTCTTTTCTCTCTATATATAGAAAGTTTGGGGCATTGATGGAGGTTACTAATCTTATTGAAATACTCCTAATCTTTGCCTTCAAGCTTCCAAAGCCTACACTCTTCTTCCCACACCTAATTcccaatcttgtaaagaagagtTTCTTTGTGGGAGgttttgctccaccgagaaggagctcATTTAGCCGGAGATTACTAgagactaatccaccgaaggattgagAGTTCGTCCATCTCAAGGACAAGCTGCGgaataggagcaagcaatctccgaaccacataaaagaaattgtgttagcgtttgtattcttatcGCTTTCATTgtcttagtatttgtattttgGCTTGTCCAATTAACGCTTGTAGAGAAGCAAAAGACTTGTGGATGACCTAACTATTCAATCCCCTCTTTTAGTCAACCATCGATCACCAACAGACCCATCCTCAATGTTGGGTTCACTAATGAATCCTCTTTAACTCCTGATTTTGTTCAGGTAAATTCTGAATTAGGTAACAGACAGACTGCCGTCGAGGAGATATTATTTTGGTTATCTTTAGAGTCCTTCATTTAGTTTTGAGACATGCCTTCTTTCCTACTGGAGCAGAAACTGAAACCCAATCTCCCTTTTTCTTTTGCCTGCTTCACAATCTAAACCTTTTAACTATGATACCATCAACTTGCTTCTCAAAAAGCAACTAAGCTGGTTGTCCATTTATGCGCGCCAAGGACCACAAATCAGGCCACTGCACTCTCGATAGAAGCTAATTCTAACTTCACATGAAACTCCATGAACAATTCAAACACGGCATGCATGATTTCCACCTTGCATCATTTCTTTGTTTTCATCTTAACTATGTGCCTTCCAAGTACACACGACGGAAGACAGTATATACAAACTCATATCTGACCAtagatataaaagaaataaaacaaaattattaaaattgacgaatcaaattatcaaattaaatcatattaatatttgaattattctaataattctgttataattattttcagaattatttttaaaataattttattatttattaatttattattttttaaaaattatatattatattatctttaacacaaatatcaatgaacattAAATTTTATTACTCTCATATTACTTCTTACTTTttccttattcttcttcttgcttcttacACCAAGTTCCTTGTGATGAACCAGCTAAGAGTACATATATTATTAGCTGGAAGAACTCTCGCTGTAATTGAGAATTCcaagaaataatattattattctgCATACAACTTGAAGCAAAACAACAAAAGCCCCATTAGTGCCTAAATGAACCTTCACCCGCCGAAGATGGTACAAGATATATATAGAGACAAAGAAGGTTGACAACAATAGAAAAGAACAAATAACATAGACCAGCCATCCagaaaatttatgttttttttgtgaATAAGTACTGGCTTGATGTCGGCACTAACCAACAGAGCGAATGAAGTGCTTGGAGATTGATATTTCTCTCGCTAGTCATTTGGCTTAAGGAATGATATGATCTGATTAATCATCCTTTTGGTCCCCCTCAAAGAGATCCGACGACAGATTCAAAGATTGCATGCATTACTGCAAATTCAAAGATCGCATGCATCACTGATTAATTATCCTTCAGAAAATATAGTTAGTTAATCATTTTATTATGGTCCGTGGAGAAATGTAGATACATTCCATGATTTAGAGGCTGATGAAGTCAAAGAAATTTGGAAGGGATGCGGTGGTGGGCTCTTCGGCAGCTGCACTGGCAAAGAAGAAGTGAAGAAATTGAGCTCATTTAACTTCTATATAAAGCGTATTACTCCATTCTTCTTCAGTGCACTGAACCTTATAGCTGCTCATCACCATGAGGAAACCTGCTTCAGTCGGTGCTTTGTTGGTGCTCATAAACCTCGCAACACTTTTGCTTCCTTCCCTTGCTTGCCCTTACTGCCCTACTCCAACTTCTCATCCTCCGCCACCGCCAGCTACCACACCGTGCCCTCCACCGCCTCCAAAGAGCACACCTGCCCCTCCTCCTCCAAAGAAGAACCCGAGCCCTCCGCCACCGCCGCATAAGAAACCAACGTCACCGCCACCACCGAAGGCAACTCCAAGCCCTCCTCTGCCATCAATAtcgccaccaccaccacccaagGCAACTCCAAGCCCTCCTCATCCATCAGTATCACCGTCACCGCCACCACCGAAGGCAACTCCAAGCCCTCCTCTGCCATCAATATCACCGCCACCGCCGCCAAAGGCCACGCTAAGCCCTCCGCCGCCTAGCGCCGTGCCGTGCCCCCCTCCACCTCCGCTGACGTCATCATGCCCCATCGACACCCTGAAGCTCGACGCGTGCGTTGACTTGATCGGGGGACTGGTCCATGTCATCATCGGCGGGAACGTGAGGAGCGAATGTTGCCCGGTGCTGGAAGGGGTTGCCGACCTCGATGCAGCACTGTGCCTCTGCACCACCATCAAGGCCAAGGCCTTGGGCATCACCCTGCTGCTCCCCATCGCGCTTGAGGTGCTGGCAGATTGCGGCAAGCACGTCCCCTCCGATTACCAATGTCCGGCATATTAAATGAATAATTATGAATTAATAAACTGAAACCTAAATATGTGTTGAACTCTGCtatttcatatttatattttcaactatcaatattaataattcataattattaataGAATAATTATTTAGGTTTTCAACTATCAATATCAATATTATATAATAGAGAAACACGGGTGACTGCTAGATTTATGATTATAATAATTATTGTAGAATAATTTTGTCCTAGCGAGATCCGTGCATGACACATGTTGATTCTGTTCGAAATCAGAGTCAGATGAAGATCGGGTGAACTATTGCTAGCGTTGACGGAGGGGCGACTGAGACACCTTTTTCGAATGCACTTCCAAAAGTGGATTCTCACGTGGTACTGACGGGCGATGATGCTGGAGCCGACGGTACCTGGGCTTTACGCACACTTAGACAAACACACATGCATTAAAGGCtagaaatcagggaaaaagtctctGGAGCAGGTCCTCCGACggtcaagtcaagtactttttccctagaagaaCAATGCACGAAACAGaaagaaagtagaagacaagtgtgaaTGTGCAAGAGAGCGTACCTACGAAAGGGAGAGGTCCTCCCtatttatatgacagtgcgtaccttTTGGAACCTAACTGATGTCAGAGAATATCGGATGTCAAGACTTGTCGGGTGCTGGTAGACACATGACATCCTCTTGTAGactgaaggaaggttccattcgcaggtGATGGCAgaccgttggaatattccctgacacacaATAGTTATTCTTTGATaggcggttacgattccttgactTTGTTGTCCTGTAGCACTTTCTGTCCCGACCGGGAAGTAATAGGACAACCTTGGATGATCAATCGGGTATAATGTCTGGCCTAAACCTATGGGGGCCAGGGCCATGGAGAGATAGTCCAAGCATTGATCGGGAGTTAGCCGACCAGGAGTTAGCAGACGAGCACGCCGGGCCTTTTCTTGTTGATTGGGAGTTAGCCGATCGGGAGTTAGCCCCCCGTATCATTGTACTTTTCTTGTTGACTTCTTCTAACCATAGAATCCACCCTTAATTCTAACGAGGTGTCACCTTTATGCCAACAACTAGCTCATATGACTCAACTACTTGCCTACAAGGATACTACGTTAGTCAAGATGATGCAAAACAGAGATCTTCAGTCACCCCTCCGCTAAGATATTGAGGAACTCAAGTTAGCCGCCAAGTCTCGGACCCGAGCTGAAGGAGCGCTGAAGCAGAAAGCTTAAACGGATCTGGAGATCCACACTCAATTTCTAATTTATCTGAGAGAAAAACACGCTACTTCCCTAGcccttcttcaagaagaaaatcagCTCAAAGATGAAACCATTGCTCAGCAGCATATGCTTATTCAGTCCGTCAGGGAAGAGCTAACTCAGGCGTGATCTTACTTAGAGTGGGCAGGCCAAGCGGAACACCTTGGATCAAGCTgtccatgttagttagagccctagagccaatcatttgatgattgtattatggacttgttgtatcatattcttatataaataaaggcatttattttggttattatacttacttgtattggtgccaaataaactaagtataatagcgtccttgaatagaaggttcttacctatatcaatcgattggttgaatcgatagtgagatgatatagagaacactactcttaatcattcctagttgagtattaacattcagggacaatgttaatgcaataagactagcatgtaggtcaactcgatgacttgatctcacaaatcatg
This window contains:
- the LOC122035112 gene encoding 36.4 kDa proline-rich protein-like, whose protein sequence is MRKPASVGALLVLINLATLLLPSLACPYCPTPTSHPPPPPATTPCPPPPPKSTPAPPPPKKNPSPPPPPHKKPTSPPPPKATPSPPLPSISPPPPPKATPSPPHPSVSPSPPPPKATPSPPLPSISPPPPPKATLSPPPPSAVPCPPPPPLTSSCPIDTLKLDACVDLIGGLVHVIIGGNVRSECCPVLEGVADLDAALCLCTTIKAKALGITLLLPIALEVLADCGKHVPSDYQCPAY